CAGCAATTCTATATTCATGTTACAtagatttacaaatatatatccAGCTACACTTCCACCTCAAGGACCACTTAAAAATCATGGCTCCTAAAGAAAAACTATCTGGGAAAGCAATTATAAGGTATATTTTACAATGCATATATTTGGAGCATTTATATTTCTATAGGTCTGTACCATAAAGAGTTTTGTGCCTTAGGTATTGCTCTAGACATTGTATTGCATTATTGTCCACTAAGGAGTCAAACTTGTTGGCAATCAGATGATGTTGCTGTAGCATCCATGGTAGGTCCCCAATTCCATAAACACAGATTCCCCGCCTATAAATGCCATTGCAACGTTCATATGCTGCCCCTTCACTTATATCCCCCGGTCCATCCCATTTCACCAGCCTGGCAACAGCTTGTAAGTCAGAcgtatcatattttttattttttgggacagAACCAGGAACCCCTTGCATACGATGTAAGGTTGCCCAAAGGTGTTCATCAGGACTATAAGTATCTTTTTCCCATTCAATCAATCTTCTTACCCTTGGATCATTAAAAAGTGCTCTTACAAAGCCCTTAGCCATGACATTGtaagcattcccagaaaacattgTAATGTTGTCTGGTGGTGGCTCTTTTTTTATATCGGTTTTTGATATGTAGTGGTCAACCTCATATTTGAATAGCCAACGTCTCTTCTTATGAGGAGGTGTTTGTTCAGACTCCATGCTGTTTTGGCCATTCAAAAATTGAAGTACTTTAACAATTTCAGAGTTAGTCTTTAAAGGAAAGTCTGTTCCACAGGTATTCAGAAGATACTTCCACTGAATATTGCTTCTCAATAGGTCCTCCATACAGTTAAGATCAGCTTGTACCCTTGACCACGAAGCATAGACCACTTTTTCCAACTTAGATGCCACAAAGACATTATGAAAGCAAGAGGTTATGGCTTTTACTGCCTCTTTGAATTTCTCCGAAGACTTTCTATCTACATGGACACAATAAATGTTATGAGGCACGTAAATGGCTCTCAAAAGCCTCTCAAACATCTCAATTTTTTCATGGATCACCATAGAATAAGCAATGGGGAATGCTTTTTCTTCTTGGCTcagggaaaatgtaataaatttacgATTCTTCTTGAACTGTGTGCAGTCCGAGGTTAGGTTTATATATTGATCTTCAGTAAAAGGAATATGCATATTGGCAACCAATAATCTGTCCCGAACAGCTTGGTTTATGGCAATGCCATCCCCTCCTATAATTCCGGAGCAGTTGATCTTCTTTGATGGAATCAATTCTAGAGATGCATATAGACGTTTTTTGCACTTGACGTTCATTGAAGAAACTTCATCGTGAACGGTCTCCAAGTCACAGTCCATAGAATGGTATATTTTAATTGCGACTAAAATCGTGATACATAACCCCATAATCCGTGCACGCTTCAAATGCTTTTGAAATGTGGTAAAGTACATGTTGCCTGTAACTTTTGGTAGATAATGCTGCACATAATATTCTGTCAACAGACTTTGATCTGGAAGCCAAACGGTAGTGACGCTGACAGCATGTATGCGAGACAATAGCTGGGAAtatcttttataacttttatatgaCCTATTGTTCTTACTGGTCATTAAATAGTAAGTTGGCAatggaactaaaaaaaaggtgCTAAGGGAATTAGAaacaatgaaatagaaaaaaaagcataggtGTATAGATGATATAAAATGGTGtctaaaaaaactttctttctgCTTGTATAATTtactttaggtatatttttaacTATGTAGTGTTTCCTCATTGAAGGTCAACTGAAAAACAGATTAGGTAGGACCTCACATAACATAGTTTTGGTGGATCTGAAAGAACTGTGGTGCCTCATCAGTCATATTCTGAGATGTAAGGCAAGCCTAAGTGGGATCTGGCCATTACTAGGGTACCCAACAGTTTTAGTTGATGatcctgtataatatattattttatattatattaaatgcaaaagGAGGAATTAAAAGTGGGAAACTCTAAAGATAAATGAACAGTGAAATCAGGAACTAGGGTGGGGAATTCTTTCAAAAAGAGCTACCAAAGGTAAATGAATGGAAAAGAATAAACTCTCCAGATTCTATATAAACCCCCCTTAAGATGAATATTACCCTTTACATTtcgagaaaaagaaaatgcctaaCAAGCAAAAGAAAGTTCTAAGTAACCTCATTTAGAATAAGTGATAAATAATGATAAGAATCAGACAtctgtattattgtaatatagcCTAATAGGGCACCAGAATGTCTGaagactaaaaaataattttcagattaaGGTCACTGTGTCTTGGtggaaagtaaaattattttttttgatgtTTCACATCATTCGAATTTGTAACAAATGGATTCAGATTTTACAGAACAATTTAAAGCATgcaaaatctgcaaaatattGTCGAACATTTACAGTTAACTTAAAAAATTGGTTAGGCTTAATATAGCTCAAAAATAAACAAGTAACTATGAATGAAATCAGGCTGCTTTGTAAATTTTTAACgtgatttaaacatttattttaaaaatgatacattttattatatgcaacTCATGAGCAACTAAATTAAGCAAACTCAGCTGTCAACAGTCCTGCCATCTTACTCCTTTTCTGCTTCCAGAAGACATTTGGCCATTTTGTTTGGCTGTGCGATGATGACATAATTATAGCCCATACCgacacacacaagggaagccaagGATGCTGAGTTTTCCTGGTAACTGAAGCCAACGCTGTGCATGTCAGAAACCCATCACGTTCAGGCAGGTAGGTTGcgttattgcagaagtgacataccttgtccctttctgcaataataccttAACTTAGTATACAAACTTATTAGaggaattttagttccactttaaaactctGGTTTACTTTTTGATACCTGTGTCCCACTAGGAACATACTCTCTAACTTCTAAATGTGACAAAATGAGACAAAATGAGACGGCACTGatgaaaaaactaatttttgtatttgtatcaaTGATCCTAAGGGCAAAGAGGGGTAAATCTTTTTGGTAAAGACACAACAGCAATAATTTTACTAAGAGTCTAAATCCAACCAACTTATCTACTACTACCTAAACTTGTTTAAATGTGAAGGACACCAAGTGTCACTTTCTTCTTTTCTATCTTTGGTTGAAAATTTAGGGAAAATGTCTAAGGCCAGCTTGACCTTATCATCCTTTCAGACTGCCAGGAGCTTACTATCCCATTCTACACAACTTTTCATTATTTGCTGCTCTGTCTAAACAGTTTGTACTGCCTGGTTTGGATTTCTATTGACTTTTGGTGTGGATTTTGGATCTCCAGTGCACTAGTATTTAGGTTAACTCATGCAGTCACAGTCATTTAAGATGGACAAATATAATCtggaggaagaaaggaagatggtggtgccctgtgatggaaagCAGACAGGCAGGGATTAAGTTCCAAAATGTCttctattatttgttttgttgcactttttaggtaaattttacaataacaataatacaattgcaattattattccattgaatatacacaaaatataaaaatttgagTACAACATACAAGATCATATATAGATTTCTGTCCTTAATCAGACATACTTTTCTATCCTTAACACGTTTCGCCAtgaggcttcatcagaaggacatttccttttacattgtTCCTTGTACCTTATCTATATATCATctctataaaataatgtacttcaAATGTGTAAATAATCATCCATTTCCAACAGTTTCTTCATATATAGAATTAGAAAATGGTGTCTTTTTCACAGATAATGACTGACAATTTGAACCCTAGATGATGTCAAACCCATCACCCCAATTAAAAAAGGTATTCACCATATTGTATATATAgagtaataaaacattaataacttAGTGATCGCAGGAGAGGGTCTCAACTTTCAATTTGTGTATAACAGGTAGCAGCATTTATGTAGACCTGGTATTCCTAATCTCCAACTTACCCAGGACCAATGGCCACCGCTGGCCTTGCATCGTATATGATGATGTGAACATACCTGCCCACATCTTTGCATAGGAGAGAACATGACTTTAAGGCTGGACCCGCAAAACATTAGGTGCAGATGAAATTTGTaaacatagatttttttcaaattattgggTAAATAAAGTAAGTATTAACAAAGTTTATagaagctgatttattaaaggattagAAACAATTAGGATGATGTGTGAATGTGTGAAGATTCACTTCAGTTATTtaattgtgcaaaaataaaattcctatttACTGCACATTTGCATGGGATTGATTAATTCAGGCCAAAATTATCAGAATCACAATATTGATAACTTGGAAAACTTCAATTGTAAGcctttttcacaaaaaatgttttattttacatccaTACTCCACTGATAAGGATTTGAAATCAAATATTCACCAGGTCCTTAActgcattcagtttttttattctgAGTTTTCTAATTAGCAATcatttaagtaaatatttaaaatgttatttttttgttgggCTTTTGGCTTTCaaccacatattttattttttaatcagcaTGAAAATCATTGCGGCGTTGAGAGCCCCTTATGTCATGAAACAAAGCAGAGAATGTAGCAGAGTCCTAATTGTGGTGGTATAATTACTGCCATAGATTATGAGTGAATTTTCAGTGCTCCAGTGTAAATGGATATTGATACTAATCAGACCTTAATTAGGAGAGTTATGCCTGAGAGAGATGGAGCATCCAGCACCTGCTCTATCATTCTCAATTACAATTAGCAAACTGCATCCGATTTATCACCAATTTGATGTGACGTTATGTTTTAACGTCACCTCTTCCTCCATGGCAGCTCTTTATgatccaaaaaaacagaattgcatGGTAGTAGATAACTTTTTAATTGTTGGTGATTTTTGGTTAACAACTCATATTTGTAAATCTTGTCTACCTGGAGTAGAGGCTTCCCCCAACACTACACCACCCATCCACTTTTTCTTGCTGAATGGACTTTCTGTAACTAGATGTGCATATTGTTGTATCTCTGTCCCTACATCCCAACCTCAGAGGGTCAAAGCGTTTTATTGAATTCCCCCTGATTATCTCGACATGTTGTAAATGTTCAACTCCATGTTTTGTAACTTGTTCATTTTCCCCTTTTATCCCCATATTTGTTGAAAAATTTCCCCAAAAATGCATTGGGTGCTAAGGGGAAAGGGTGCATTATACCTAAGAGAGGGTTTTAGACAAAACAGGGTCAAATATGAAGCTGGGGCCCCATATGCACTGCGGTTCCTTTCACACTTTCCATTCTGTCAACTAGTGGCTTGGAGAAGGTAGGGGCTCTGGACAACCACCCAAAGAAAAGTTTTACCTTTACATCCTATTGTTCTTTTATTGAAAGAAAGTCTACAAatggacacagacagaaattaaaatcacatgggttcTAGCCTTCCCCTATTTTACCAAAGACAATTATTGtcctgaaaatttaaaagcatcATATATGGATGTGTATGTATAGGGCAACCCTCTGGATTTTTCTATAAATTCGAGTCCAACCTTGCAAGTCAATGTTATAACTAGATGTTCTGGATGAGCTCATGTAATGCCATAAGTCAGAacattggtaaatattgatcaatTTTCCATGACTTGGGCAGCCTCGATGTCCTCTTTACATCCCCTCCCCCAACATCTTCAAATGGTTGTGCAGCCTCAATGATTGCCCAAACACTAAACCTTTGAAACAAAATTGTCTGAAACAGCCGTTTCAGCCCTTTATTGTACAAAATTTCAAATATTATCTAAACAAATAATTAACCATAACTTAACCTTaccaatttaattaaaacatgaCCTTTTTGTGGCTGCTGTTCCTGTAAGGCTTCCAAACACCTAAATCTGCAAAGCTTGATATTTTTGGCTTGGACTGGATCTATTCCCACCTTAGATCAAGTATAGTATGGCTCAACCAAGCCATTGGAATATGACGTCAGActataacaattatattttattgttgtaagtTGGGTAATAAAGGGTTACAATTTAGTCTTACATAATGtcacacaaagaaaaaatttaTTAAAGCCATTATAGTCATTGTCATTGTCAGATAGGCTAAGCTGTATTATACTTGTCATGTATAGGTGCAGTTTAGTTCTGAGTCTGGTTTTATTTTTCAACTGATCTGTCCAGGTTCTATAGAACTTGGAATTCTTTGATTCTGCTAACCACAACCATCTAAAAATATACTTATTGACATTTTGATTCATAGTATAAAggaataaatgtattcaattggTAGAACAATTGATCGATTGAACGCGGTGGGCAGTCTGCTGTTTTCTAGAGAAGACAGGAGTTTAAAACTACCTTTGGTTAGCTTTGATATATCTGCAATATTTCGAGCCACCAAACAGCCTTTAATAGTTAATAAAGAGCCTGCATGGTGGCCTTGCACTTTAATAAAGATCCTAAATGATCTGACATTTGGATTTACAAGTCCTTGGTGTGGACGTTTTGTGACAATGGAGAAGTATTTCTTTTTGTGAATATGACAGCTCAAATTTATCTGCAAGATGAAGTCAGTGGAAACCTCCAGCCTCAACTGCGCATTTGTCCATCAAATCTTATAGGCCACAATGACTCACCGCCAGCTTGCAAACCTTCTGAAGTCATATAACTTGTCTGCTAAGATGAGGAAACGTGCTGGAAACATGGATAGCCGCCGGCTAGAATTCTGACGAAGCTCTTAAAGACTGAGGTCAATGTCCAACCATCCAGAGTGTGAATGTTCATGAATAGGTCTATAGTGTGTGCATGAACTGTTACAATGTATCATATCAAGGTAATGTGTGATGTTGTGTTTTTACACATCTATCTACAAAACTTTTTGTAGATTGGCATCCCTGGTAATTAAGGACTTGTTTATACCTGTGGAAAAAAATGCGGGCAGTACCACTCCTGGAtgcctactatgcacagctaggcatcCAGGACCACCATTCTAATACCTATATACTCCTTTTTAGGCATTTAAAGGTCTATGTCTATGGAGACAGCAAAAGTGGCAAGCTGCCCCAGTCCAAAAAAGATGCATGAAAATTCTGCTGCCTTTCAAATGGAGGATAATGACCAATTCTATCCAATGCtaactgttttttgcaagcatttttgggAGGTAGGCCCGCTCATAAAAACAAAgcctaaagaaaaaagtttattttttgtttgtatttttctttcattggtTCTTCATTTTTGTAGTGCCTGAACCTCCATCTCTATGAGGGGAAAGTGAGGGGAACTTTCCCTATAATGAAGGAAATTCTCATCCAAGGCAGTTGCCACCAGAACCTAATCTCTATTGGATAATTTACTCTTGCCTGTTGAACAGGTGACATCTTACTTTCTGTCTTGATGAAAGTGGCCACCATGACCAAGAGAGGGGGGTGAATCTACGCAGCAGTTAcacatgcagcaataaaaacctttcatgtcaaataatatacagtatgaaatagaaaatgaaatatgcTTAGGTTTCTGGCAAACTGGTTGTTGATGTGCcaactttttaattctttttaatcaGCTAGATACCTGTTTCTCTCCAAGTATGCAATGATTTTTCCTCATTTACATGCCACTATGTGCAGTTGTAATAGAGAGAATAGTTAAttagtgtgctgcttcttctttcactacCCAATCACAGGCCAGGGGGTAAAACAAGACTTCAAGAACTGCAGAAGAGAATAATCAGGTTCCTGGTTCTTCTAGGCAAAGCTATGCGTTGTGGTAGAGCTATGTAAATTTCAGCACTGAATGCCCAGAATACAAATCCTATTGCAGATAAAACAGCACCATGTCATCgttattttttgcaatttgctcatgttcagctttaaatctgaaGCCCTGTTGTGCTGTCTGATATATTATGAAATGTGACCTCTGCAGAAGAACCCATCTTTATCTTTCTTTGTGTGACATTGGCATTGCAGGGCATGGGACAATTATTTATTCTCAGAGCTAATTAATGGTTTTGCACGTTGCACTCTAGTGGCTTTTAGCCACAAAGATAAAATAGATGGCTTTGCCTACAGGTGGCAGAGTTACAGCTTTGGAATTACCTTTTTATGATATGCTTTTACAAACCATAGCTTCATAATTGGCCGTCTGTTGATAAAACAGGACAATGCTTTTGAACTAAAGAGTCTGCTAATGggcagtttctttttttctgccaagGTTAGCCTCGGTAATGtccttttctctaaaaaaataagaGCAGACGGGAccctaaaaaaagagaaaaaaaattaaagggctGATTAATTCAGGCTTTTAGGTACTCAAACGATAATTTAATATTCTGCTCGATTGTTTCTTTTCAAAGGCTGAACCGACAGCTCGAGCTGCTAATTCATCTTCATTATAAAAAATTTGGACAGCTAAGACAAAAGTTCTTTGTTGGAGTTTTTCAAAGAGCAGCACGAATCGTTACACCCGGCGGAATCTTCAGGAAGAAAAATCTAATTGGTTTGTCATCTTGAACAATGAGGAAGATCAACTCAGCTATTGCGACACCGCTCTTGCATTGAGCGCAAGTTAGGCAGCACATTGTATCTCGTTTACTCTGAAGCTGCTGAGAAAGTTTGAACTTTTCAAGGTTCTTGAAACGTGTGTGGGCTTTTTCAATAACGTATTACACTTGACCGCATGCTATTCACTTGCCAAATTGCCATAAAGTATGTCTGAAGCCAAAAGTAATATAGGAAAATTTTAAaagtattggattttttttacttacctttacttgtctTTGACAACTGGTGTcaccactaaaaatattttaccttctgTTCCAAGGAAAATGTTGGATTTGGCATCATTTTCTGTCCTGATGGCAATGGTCACAAGGGCTACTGCTACAAAAACAACATCTGTAgtgataaataattaataattacccCCTGGATTTTTCCAACTCTATCAATCCAGTTGATACTTTGTTCAGCAGTACTAATCCCTGGTGGGAGGACCCTTTGAACCTTCAAAGCCTGTTGGCATTTTTGGATATAAGGGtgtgaattaaataaaatttgacattCATTCTACCTTTCACACTTCCTTTCTTGCACATCCAGCCCCTTCTGAAGCAAAGAGATGACCTTCAGTTACCATTCCTGGGACAGTTGACAAAGAAGAATCAATCCCTTTACGTTGCTCCAACTGCTTGTAATTGCTAAAATTTGTACCCTGCCAGAAATTGTGGTTGGGAGCTGAGGGTTATTATACAAACCTAATTACCCCCTTTTGACTAACTAAAAAAGACTGTAATGTACAATTAATGTATAGAACGTGCAAAGATAGGATAACATCTGAGAAGAGGACAATAAGGATGGGTAAAATTGAgacatttatttcattaatttattattcaCCAAAATTAGTGAAGAAGTCATTGGTAATGGGAACATAACACATGTGAAAATGTAGTGTTCcctaaatcaaaataaaactataaaacttgAATCCCTTTTTAAGCCATCTGCCAACTTTTCAAGTTATTGTAAAACCACCAAATATTGAGAATGAAAtattttggtgtcagtgggataTGGGAAtagtctacaaaataaaaaatgcatatcacttctctttctatattaaaaattattttggaaaaaattgcATGCTTTTCTAAAAGTGTTCAACTTCCCCAAGTCTTTCCCAGTTTGTTCATAGTACTATATTAAAAACGAATCTGAAAATTTGCATGCAGCTTAAAGGCagcttaaaaagcaaaaaaagcagcTTAAAGGCCTTCATTTACCTTACCTTCATTTTAGATAAAAACTATAGAGTTTCACTTGCAATGAATGTTCCCACTGCTCTCACTTACTTTTCAAGCCATTTTGTTGACAGCACCATGTTTAGGTGATTAGATTTTTGTGGGTAAGGTCAATCCTTCGTAGAAAAAAGCACCCCAGCCCATTTGACAGTGGTTGAACCATTATCTGTTTTTTTGCTGCTAGTGAAGAAGAATTGTGGAGCAGCAAGTTCCCTGATATATTATAGTGTTCCAGGTATGTGGACTTTCTGAATTTGTAGGATCGTTTGCAGTCTTCTATCTGACATACAAGAGAGTCTACAGCAGGCATGAGCAAACTACGGCACCCGAGATCAGTTGGAACAGCACGTTGGACTTTTTAATCCAGCCCGTCAAATATTTGTTAGAAATTGCAAAAAAGGTCAACCAACAACAATGTTCCCcctgaaattaaatgtaatttgaatgtatgttttcttttacttttgggTAAAGCCTTTTAcacgtaatttatatcagttcatacaaacactctccatccatctggtACTGGCCAGATAATTtcaaactcattgtggcccctgaatcaaaaagtttgcccactcctgCTCTAGTGGTTGTTGATGCAATGC
The Pyxicephalus adspersus chromosome 7, UCB_Pads_2.0, whole genome shotgun sequence genome window above contains:
- the LOC140334527 gene encoding beta-1,3-galactosyl-O-glycosyl-glycoprotein beta-1,6-N-acetylglucosaminyltransferase 3-like; this encodes MVIHEKIEMFERLLRAIYVPHNIYCVHVDRKSSEKFKEAVKAITSCFHNVFVASKLEKVVYASWSRVQADLNCMEDLLRSNIQWKYLLNTCGTDFPLKTNSEIVKVLQFLNGQNSMESEQTPPHKKRRWLFKYEVDHYISKTDIKKEPPPDNITMFSGNAYNVMAKGFVRALFNDPRVRRLIEWEKDTYSPDEHLWATLHRMQGVPGSVPKNKKYDTSDLQAVARLVKWDGPGDISEGAAYERCNGIYRRGICVYGIGDLPWMLQQHHLIANKFDSLVDNNAIQCLEQYLRHKTLYGTDL